The Desulfobaccales bacterium DNA window GGTGTTCCTGGGGGTGGCCTGGTGGGGGGGACCGGCCGCCTGGGCGGTTTCCCGCACCCCGCCGCCGGCGCTCCGGCCCCATTTGGTGGATGCCGCTGCCGCGCCTGCCCTTGCCCGTCTGCTCCCGCAGCTTTACCTCCGCTATGACCCCGGCCTCACCCCCGAGGAGCGGGACCGGGATTTCCTGGCCAAGCTGAGATACGCCAAAGACCGCCTGGAACTGGGCCGCCTGGTGGATTTGCGCCACCAAAGCCTGGCCCTGCTGAATGCCCAGGGTCCCCGGGAACCCTCCTGGGAATACTTGAGGCGCCGCCGCTGGCCCCAGGGCGGCCGGGTGGGGGTGACCCTGAGCGTGCCGGTGTGGGTGCCCTCCCAGGCCCGGCGGGTGCCCACCTACGTGGGCTTTGAAAAGCGCTGGGAGACGGTGGCCCAGACCCTGCCCCGGCCCTCGGGCTTTGTCTGGTTTGCGCCGCAGTTGAGCGACATCAACCACAAAGCCCGCTACCGGGCCGAAGAGATTCACTTCGAGGTGAACAGCCGCTTTGCGCCCCTGGCGGCGCTGCTTCTGGAGTATATCTTCCGGGAAGGCTGGTATGAGCCGGCCAAAAGGGTGCCGCTTTTGGTGGTGCGGGGAGGGGAGGACACCTACGCCGCGCCGGCCTACGGCGGCCCGGTGACCGCCCAGGTCCTGAGCTTCCCCGATGAGGAGGGCACTTCCCTGGCCGCCCAGGTGGTGACCGTGACTCTGCCCCATCTGGCCGCCCTCTACCACGGCCGCCATGCCCCTTCTTCCAATCACCGCCTGGGGCTGGCCCTGGACCTGAACGATTTCAACTACCCGGGGGTGCTGGACGGCCCCCCCAACCCCATCAGCCGGGCCCTTAGGCAATTTGACCGGGACGCCATGCACCGACTGGATGCCCGGCATCTGCCTGCCTGGGTCTACCGGGCCGCCAAGTGGGTGGGCCTGCGCCTGCCCCAGGAGTGGACGTATTACGGCTACCACACCGACTGGGCCCACCTGGATGTGGGCACGAAATGATTTTTGATTTTAGGGCAATTTTCGGAGAGGGGGCCAAGGGTCGGGAACCCCTCACTCTGTCCCAACCCACGACTTAAGCCGTGCCCCCGCCGTTATCCCCATGCTGACTGAGTTTGTCCGCCACCTTCAGGAATCCCCGGATTTACAGGACCTCCTGGTCTATTACCGTTACGAGGAGCCCCGGCCGGTGCAGTATTATGAGGGCGAGGCCGGGCTGCCCCCGGAGCTCTGGCAGGCCCTGCGCCGGCTGGGGATCGAGCGGCTCTACCGCCACCAAGGGGAGGCCCTGGAGGCGGTGGCCCAAGGCGAACACGTGCTGGTGGCCACCCCCACCGCCAGCGGCAAGACCCTGATCTACAATTTGCCGGTGGTGGCGGATTTTCTGGCCCAGCCTGAGGGCCATGCCCTGTATCTTTTCCCCTTAAAGGCCCTGGAGCAGGATCAGCTGAAAGCCCTCAAAGAGCTGGACGCGGCCCTGCCCCGGCCCGGCATCACCGCCGCCATCTTCGACGGCGACACCCCGCCGGCGGAGCGTCAGGCCCTCAAGGCCCGGCCCCCCCGGGTGCTCATCAGCAACCCGGACATGCTGCACCTGGGACTCTTGCCCTTTCATGACTCCTGGGCCGGGTTTTTTAAGCATCTCAAGTACGTGGTCATTGACGAGGTGCACACCTACCGGGGCATTCTGGGCAGCCACATGGCCCAGGTCCTCAGGCGCCTGAAAAGGGTGTGCGAGCATTACGGCTCTGATCCCCGGTTTCTCATGTTCTCCGCCACCATCAATGAACCCGGGGACTTCATCCGCCAGCTCACGGGCCTCACGGTGCGGGTCATCACCGAAAGCGGCGCCCCCCAGTCCGGGCGGCATTTCCTTTTCCTCAACCCGCCGGAGGGGGCCGCGGCCACCGCCGCCCGCCTCTTCGCCCAGGCCATCCGCCGCAACCTGGCCACCATCTGTTTCACCCAGGGCCGCAAGCTCACCGAGCTCATCCACCTCTGGGCCCTGCGCCAGGTGCCGGAGCTGAGGCGCTACATCAGCTCCTACCGGGCGGGCTTCCTCCCCGAGGAGCGCCGGGAGATCGAGTCCCGGCTGGCCAGCGGGCGCCTTCGGGGCGTGATCTCCACCAGCGCCCTGGAGATGGGCATCGACATCGGCGGCCTGGATGTCTGCCTGCTGGTGGGCTACCCCGGCACCATGGTCACCGCCCTGCAGCGCATCGGCCGGGTGGGGCGCCAGGGCCGGGACTGCCTGGTGGTGCTGGTGGCCCAGCCTGACGCCCTGGACCAGTATTTCATGAAATACCCGGAGCAGTTCTTCGCCCGGCCCCTGGAGTGCGCCGTGGTGGACCCGGACAACCCGGTGGTGGTGGCCGCGCACCTGCCCTGCGCCGCCCAGGAACTGCCCCTGAAGCGGGATCAGGAACGACACTTCGACCTGACTGCCCACGCCCCGGAGGTGGACAAGCTCCTGGCCCAGGGGCGCCTTTTGGCCACCCTGGACGGCCGCACCCTGCTCGCCCGGGAGCGTTTCCCCCACAAACAGGTGAACATCCGGGGGGTGGGGGAGAGCTTCGCCATCTTCCAGCAGGGCAAAAAGAAGCCCATCGGCCACGTGGACGGCCACCGGGCCCTGCGGGAGTGCCACCCCGGGGCCATCTATCTCCACAAGGCCCACACTTTTGCGGTGGAGAAGCTGGACCTGGAGCGGCGAAACGTCCACGTCACCCCGGTGGAGCCCAACTACTACACCCGCATCCAGACGGATAAGGACACTGACATCCTGGAGGTGAAGGAGAGCCGGCAGGTGGCGGGCTTTGTGGCCCATACCGGCCGCCTCAAGGTGACGGAGCGCTTTTTGGCCTACGAGAAGCGCCGCCTGCCGGGCCAGGAGCTTTTAGGGGTGGTGCCCCTGGACCTGCCGCCCCAGGTCTTTGAGACCGTGGGCGTCTGGCTGGAGATCCCCGATGCGGTGAAGGCCGCGGT harbors:
- a CDS encoding DEAD/DEAH box helicase: MLTEFVRHLQESPDLQDLLVYYRYEEPRPVQYYEGEAGLPPELWQALRRLGIERLYRHQGEALEAVAQGEHVLVATPTASGKTLIYNLPVVADFLAQPEGHALYLFPLKALEQDQLKALKELDAALPRPGITAAIFDGDTPPAERQALKARPPRVLISNPDMLHLGLLPFHDSWAGFFKHLKYVVIDEVHTYRGILGSHMAQVLRRLKRVCEHYGSDPRFLMFSATINEPGDFIRQLTGLTVRVITESGAPQSGRHFLFLNPPEGAAATAARLFAQAIRRNLATICFTQGRKLTELIHLWALRQVPELRRYISSYRAGFLPEERREIESRLASGRLRGVISTSALEMGIDIGGLDVCLLVGYPGTMVTALQRIGRVGRQGRDCLVVLVAQPDALDQYFMKYPEQFFARPLECAVVDPDNPVVVAAHLPCAAQELPLKRDQERHFDLTAHAPEVDKLLAQGRLLATLDGRTLLARERFPHKQVNIRGVGESFAIFQQGKKKPIGHVDGHRALRECHPGAIYLHKAHTFAVEKLDLERRNVHVTPVEPNYYTRIQTDKDTDILEVKESRQVAGFVAHTGRLKVTERFLAYEKRRLPGQELLGVVPLDLPPQVFETVGVWLEIPDAVKAAVSAQGLHFMGGIHALEHALISMFPLFALADRYDIGGIAHPAHPQVGRAAIFIYDGYPGGVGLASRAFRILEELLGRTRAMINDCPCEEGCPSCIHSPKCGSGNKPLDKQAAYEIASLLLGEEPRAEPAAPLVAEPVAPSPVTAAAGESLPWLARRRVGFLDLETCCSAEEVGGWERCHHMGVSLAVLLETGPERLTVYREGDLEQLCRRLAELELVVGFNLKRFDYRVLQPYSPLHLADLPTLDILEDIQKTLGFRLSLGHLAEKTLGEKKTGNGLLALELYKAGRWQELEAYCRQDVLLTRRLFEHGAREGYLVYQHRQGLLVRLPVAWQEERFFGS